The following are encoded together in the Strongyloides ratti genome assembly S_ratti_ED321, chromosome : 2 genome:
- a CDS encoding BcDNA.GH04978 — MGKYRDGSVSEDGEIISSSEDEKRWKRRKHERSDRRCRDKSSKRDRHLKKSRYSSKDYRDEKRRSRERSIDKYRHRRDSRSPKKHYERSSKDDFKESRHRKKDRHKHDSEKSKKHRSRSKERKRPRSPEKNNIKDENFPKSKGNDFVPIDWVDEKSEDEDAEVQKRRERRRKIMEGLISEKINDCKSTENVKIENQKQLQIENDILKAQPISDDDDEELKKNNLNASGAQPISNSSTETESKEDNGIDLPTQEDGNTSSKDFFVQLKEKIDHIKKNSEDKVDSDVIMKLAEEEKKQELPIHVEEEKPTTVSFDMFADDLSDSVLEKPSFTIATSSNNPNLKDNYDDTEGYYRVRIGETILKKYHVIGYTGAGVFGNVVRARDVKQNNMLIAIKIIRNNDLMLKAGKKELEILNKLNEADPQDKYHCLRLLTSFSHHNHLCLVMENLSMNLRELLKKYGSNVGIHISAVRAYAQQLFSALGLLTKCSILHADIKPDNILVDESKIKLKLCDFGSALHIADAEVAPLLVSRFYRAPEIMMGLPYDYGIDMWSVATTLYEIYTGKTMFKGCQNNEMLKVIFELKGKYSNKLIRKAKFKDEHFDSNCNFVYHGSDKMTLDKNSFCTSVKISRNLEEELRGNQILDKANYQQMLKFKSLLEEMTVLDTTKRITCIKALQHAFIVEKI, encoded by the exons ATGGGGAAATATAGAGATGGAAGTGTTTCTGAAGATGGTGAAATAATTTCTTCCTCAGAGGATGAGAAAAGGTGGAAAAGACGTAAACATGAAAGAAGTGATAGGCGTTGTAGAGATAAATCTAGCAAAAGAGACAGACATTTAAAGAAATCAAGATATAGCAGTAAAGATT ATAGAGATGAAAAAAGACGATCTAGAGAAAGGagtattgataaatatagACATAGAAGAGATAGTAGGAGTCCAAAGAAACATTATGAACGTTCATCAAAAGATGATTTTAAAGAGTCACGACATAGAAAAAAAGATCGACATAAACATGATTctgaaaaaagtaaaaaacaTAGGAGTCGTTCTAAAGAAAGGAAAAGACCAAGAAGCccagaaaaaaataatataaaagatgaaAATTTCCCTAAAAGCAAAGGAAATGATTTTGTACCAATTGATTGGGTAGATGAAAAATCAGAAGATGAAGATGCAGAAGTTCAAAAAAGGCGTGAAAGAAGACGAAAAATAATGGAAGGATTAATAagtgaaaaaataaatgattgtAAATCAAcagaaaatgttaaaattgaaaatcaaaaacaattacaaatagaaaatgatattttaaaagcaCAACCAATATCAGATGATGATGACGAggaacttaaaaaaaataatttaaatgctTCAGGTGCACAACCAATTTCAAATTCTTCTACTGAAACTGAGTCTAAAGAAGATAATGGTATAGATCTCCCAACACAAGAAGATGGAAATACATCatcaaaagatttttttgttcaattaaaagaaaaaatagatcatataaaaaaaaattcagaAGATAAAGTTGATAGTGAtgtaataatgaaattaGCAGAAGAAGAAAAGAAACAGGAATTACCTATACATGTTGAGGAGGAAAAACCAACAACTGTATCATTTGATATGTTTGCAGATGATCTTTCTGATAGTGTACTAGAAAAACCTTCTTTTACTATAGCAACAAGTTCAAATAATcctaatttaaaagataattatgaTGATACTGAAGGTTATTATCGTGTTCGAATTGGTGagacaatattaaaaaaatatcatgtTATTGGATATACAGGAGCTGGTGTTTTTGGAAATGTTGTAAGAGCAAGGGAtgttaaacaaaataatatgttaattgctataaaaattattagaaacaATGATTTaat gtTAAAAGCTGGTAAAAAAGAATtggaaattttaaataaattaaatgaagcAGATCCTCAAGATAAATATCATTGTTTGCGATTGTTAACTTCATTTTCACATCATAATCATTTATGCTTAGTAATGGAAAACTTGAGCATGAATCTTcgagaattattaaaaaaatatggtaGTAATGTTGGTATACATATTAGTGCTGTTAGAGCATATGCACAACAACTTTTTTCTGCACTAggattattaacaaaatgtTCTATTTTACATGCTGACATAAAACCGGACAACATTTTAGTTGAtgaatcaaaaataaaattaaaactttgtGATTTTGGTTCAGCTCTTCATATTGCTGATGCTGAAGTTGCACCTTTATTAGTATCTCGTTTTTATCGCGCTCCTGAAATTATGATGGGACTACCATATGATTATGGTATTGATATGTGGAGTGTTGCTACAACTTTATATGAAATTTATACAGGCAAAACAATGTTTAAAGGATGtcaaaataatgaaatgcttaaagttatatttgaattaaaaggaaaatattcaaataaattaataagaaaagCAAAATTTAAAGATGAACATTTTGATAGTAATTGTAATTTTGTATATCATGGAAGTGATAAAATGacattagataaaaatagcTTTTGTACATCTGTAAAAATTTCAAGAAATTTAGAAGAAGAACTTCGTGGGAATCAAATTTTAGATAAGGCAAATTACCAACAAATgctaaaatttaaaagtttgttAGAGGAAATGACAGTGCTAGATACAACTAAAAGAATCACTTGTATAAAGGCTCTCCAACATGCGTTTattgttgaaaaaatataa
- a CDS encoding No mechanoreceptor potential B — MNLHDDDDDDYEGFNDYEHAYDVENMFGDRNFQQVLAKSSHGRRPITGMARQMTTNRMGTSKNSNRIEANLQTASRMRSSLISRGGETSNRPMTAIKAAGYTSMGRKNNFESVQNPFTKETIIEETLEDKCKKIERQVNQLLKESIMAYHNNNFKLSLEKAKEAGRKERAVVKLREQSSSSSSSSNYNNGNTNDPAVNVDLTFTVLFNLAEQYNANGMLNEALNTYLVIVKNNRVFTNAGKLKINIGNIYFRKKDYVKALKYYRMGLDQVNNLENSVKIKLLNNIGVSLIKLGKYYDALATFEYAVDEGGDYSTALNLILTAYCLDDADKMKESFQKLIDIPTMIDDEVTKNFETDVLAAQIINNDDLKQWERKRKQMAENTILTAAKIISPAIAATFTEGYAWCVEAIKQSVYAPLATELEMNKAVELLKRGEISAATDAFLVFNTKESKVASSAANNLAMLSLIKGSSTDIAEAETYADQSLSFDRYNSNAFVSRGNIYFAKNDYTNALQYYRESLNVEPSRVQALFNMGLVYQQTNDFQKALECYYKLNHMLANNVQVITQLAGIYEKIENNEQAIELYSQANSLAPTDPEILNKLGRLYDIEGDRSQAFQCFYDSFRLFPSNIKVIEWLGAYYIDAQFAEKAVSYFEKAAVIEPNNIKWQLMMASCERRSGNYQKALSLYKEIHKKFPENIECLKFLVRICSDLGMAEAKIYFEKLEKIEKIKLLREQRENISSQGKRILSSASSHDSSSTGTKKDGTLRVPSSRSQRQSSAKSLLENEEPYMASTKKLDELDFKYNDPIGPQASRPKTGHHIQQSMNEMFENDDIDDNLLPD, encoded by the exons atgaatttacatgatgatgatgatgatgattaTGAAGGATTTAATGATTATGAACATGCTTATGATGTTGAA aaTATGTTTGGAGATCGTAATTTTCAACAGGTACTAGCAAAATCATCTCATGGAAGAAGACCAATAACGGGAATGGCAAGGCAAATGACTACTAATAGAATGGGAACAtcaaaaaatagtaatagaATAGAAGCAAATCTTCAGACAGCTTCTCGAATGCGTAGTTCATTAATATCACGTGGTGGAGAAACATCTAATCGTCCAATGACAGCAATTAAAGCTGCCGGTTATACTTCAATGGGACGtaagaataattttgaatCTGTTCAAAATCCTTTTACCAAAGAAACAATTATTGAAGAAACTTTGGaagataaatgtaaaaaaattgaaagacAAGTAAACCAATTATTAAAGGAAAGTATTATGGcatatcataataataattttaaattatcattagaaAAAGCTAAAGAAGCTGGAAGAAAAGAACGAGCTGTTGTAAAGTTACGTGAACAGTCCTCTTCATCATCTTCTTCtagtaattataataatggtAATACTAATGATCCAGCTGTCAATGTAGATTTAACTTTTACTGTATTGTTTAATCTTGCAGAACAATATAATGCTAATGGAATGTTAAATGAAGCATTAAATACATATCttgttattgttaaaaataatagagtTTTTACAAATGctggaaaattaaaaattaatattggtaacatttattttagaaaaaaagattatgtTAAAGCATTAAAATACTATAGAATGGGTTTGGATCaagtaaataatttagaaaatagtgttaaaataaaattattaaataatattggtgtttcattaataaaacttGGAAAATATTATGATGCATTGGCAACTTTTGAATATGCTGTTGATGAAGGAGGAGACTATTCAACTGCATTAAATCTTATTCTAACAGCATACTGTTTAGATGATGCTGATAAAATGAAAGAATCTTTTCAAAAGTTAATTGATATTCCTACAATGATAGATGATGAggtaacaaaaaattttgaaactGATGTTCTTGCTGcacaaataattaataatgatgatTTAAAACAATGGGAAAGAAAAAGAAAGCAAATGGCAGAAAATACAATATTGACAGCTGCAAAGATCATATCTCCTGCAATTGCAGCAACATTTACAGAAGGATATGCATGGTGTGTTGAGGCAATAAAACAAAGTGTATATGCACCATTAGCTACTGAATTAGAAATGAATAAAGCAGTTGAATTATTGAAAAGAGGTGAAATTTCAGCAGCTACAGATgcatttttagtttttaatacaaaagaAAGTAAAGTTGCCAGTTCTGCAGCAAATAATCTTGCAATGCTCTCTTTAATAAAAGGATCATCTACTGATATTGCTGAAGCTGAAACTTATGCAGATCAATCATTATCTTTTGACCGTTACAATTCAAATGCTTTTGTCAGTCGAGGAAACATTTATTTTGCAAAAAATGACTATACTAATGCATTACAATATTATCGAGAATCATTAAATGTTGAACCATCACGTGTACAGGCTTTGTTTAACATGGGTCTTGTTTATCAACAAACAAATGATTTTCAAAAAGCGTTAGAATGCTATTATAAACTTAACCATATGCTTGCAAATAATGTTCAAGTTATAACACAATTAGCTggaatatatgaaaaaattgaaaataatgaacAAGCAATAGAGTTATATTCACAGGCAAATAGTCTTGCTCCAACTGATccagaaatattaaataagttAGGAAGATTATATGATATTGAAGGTGATCGATCACAAGCATTTCAATGTTTCTATGATAGTTTTAGACTTTTTCcatcaaatataaaagtCATTGAATGGTTAGGTGCATATTATATAGATGCTCAATTTGCTGAAAAAGCTGTAAGTTATTTTGAAAAGGCTGCTGTCATTGAaccaaataatataaaatggcAATTAATGATGGCATCATGTGAAAGGAGAAGTGGAAATTATCAAAAAGCATTAagtttatataaagaaattcataaaaaatttcctGAAAACATtgaatgtttaaaatttttagtaagAATATGTTCTGATTTAGGAATGGCAGAAgctaaaatttattttgaaaagttagaaaaaattgaaaaaataaaattattaagagAACAAAGAGAAAATATTTCTAGTCAAGGTAAACGTATTCTTAGTTCTGCTTCAAGTCACGACAGTTCATCAACAGGTACAAAAAAAGATGGAACATTAAGAGTACCCTCTAGTAGATCTCAAAGACAATCATCTGCTAAATCTTTACTAGAAAATGAAGAACCTTATATGGCtagtacaaaaaaattagatgaattagattttaaatataatgatcCAATAGGTCCTCAAGCATCTCGACCAAAAACTGGACACCATATACAACAATCAATGAATGAGATGTTTGAAAATGATGATATtgatgataatttattaccagattaa
- a CDS encoding Sphingomyelin synthase-like domain-containing protein: MANLLSEAEEITHSLVSTASIGTSIQIEEDDNSTSSFIRENNKLPSEKCKTLIAIVLCGLSAFGNTVILSYIHDFRPTSKPLPDISFSLTPYTPNLLYYNEFIMVSLSLSALIICILHKFRWILLRRLFIIAAMLYMGRMFTLLITTLPNADPNYPCAPRFTDNNRTISGVLRRAVRVFFGAGLQVNGNLNLCGDYIYSGHTVILVISTLFINEYSPKRWKYIHIITWAIAFTGIAFLLISRGHYTIDVAISYWLTTRIFWEYHTFAANPYLRNVKSRDNHLQKYGWLFICRIMENNIHTNIPDEFDNPIFHVKKILFRNNNAELPLHS, encoded by the exons ATGGCAAACTTATTGTCAGAAGCGGAAGAAATCACACATTCTTTGGTTTCAACCGCTTCTATTGGTACTTCAATACAAATAGAAGAAGATGATAATTCTACTAGCTCATTTATAagagaaaataataaattacctTCTGAAAAATGTAAAACATTA attgCTATTGTGTTATGTGGCTTAAGTGCTTTTGGGAATACGGTGATTTTATCTTATATACATGATTTTCGTCCCACTTCAAAACCTCTTCCTGATATAAGTTTTTCATTGACACCGTATACAccaaatttattatactataatgaatttataatggtttcattatcattgtcagcattaattatttgtattttacataaatttcGATGGATCTTATTACGAagactttttattattgctGCAATGTTATATATGGGAAGAATGTTTACACTTTTAATTACAACATTACCTAATGCTGATCCAAATTACCCATGTGCTCCTAGATTTACTGATAATAACAGAACAATAAGTGGTGTTTTAAGGAGAGCAGTAAGGGTATTTTTTGGAGCTGGTCTTCAAGTAAAtggtaatttaaatttatgtgGTGATTATATATACTCTGGACATACAGTTATATTGGTAATCtcaactttatttattaatgaatattCACCAAAAAGATGGAAATATATTCACATAATAACATGGGCAATAGCATTTACTGGTATTGCATTTCTTCTTATTTCTAGAGGACATTATACAATTGATGTTGCGATAAGTTATTGGTTAACAACAAGAATATTTTGGGAGTATCATACATTTGCTGCAAATCCTTATTTACgg AATGTCAAATCCCGTGATAATCATCTTCAAAAATATGGCTGGTTATTTATTTGCAGAATAATGGAAAATAACATTCATACTAACATTCCTGACGA attTGACAATCCAATTTTTCATgtcaaaaaaattctttttagaaataataatgcAGAGTTACCTCTACATTCATAA
- a CDS encoding Armadillo-like helical domain and Armadillo-type fold domain-containing protein, whose amino-acid sequence MNSPTLSQATTSINSTVEDSIIHLLNSIRYEVERNKYPTELDYEKFRNIHDTLEKLVSEEHNSIKKRKFMTFLPIINNFRLQTLTLRKCIKSCEGVQVDQYLDQFETKIAMIHNESFDEINRKILIILGGVDVIAEIFVLDVKVFGINSSSVNTSIRQLIATVLTNMTFGNRDIKRKLCSHSNFIHTVTKIIEESQGLSLVYASLIRNLSWKADQEMTEILSETVSALCKSALRAYICKDFKRLSSSLQALWNLSGNSMDNRKTICNDHNFIDLLINLLTIAPQQATLLESASGILSYASIYISKNNSVLSATKKTKTIQYLFNLLKEKMQHKILNNQNCMFLLNRLRNSNREDIRNIVKKLLNEVYNNSPLSFDCHLPKSTYTSHHSYMSRDNEMTASCNNHRLYGSQYSDNGRLLPLRSTLLPAPVPVFSSPRGNIMFKSQNDCYMEYNGFKDPNKFNLPSLSPRSNSLPRQYKGRNSKINNEITKGTISSTPMKKLDDEIGNLQMNNGQSEQLNDSGESENRLSDSMRCTRSSVVSFGTDIQNQSGWESVVSTTENSAPTSPISMRDIPDSPTQCMKPKSPIEYKILLNNQGPNSLTPLANHQPPINSNIKINSIENELEGGDIVKNFRNIDKSNDRNSHLDIEDDLKIQSGSFLNTNNVQLLETSIEAFIPPPCASSSFTELSKYDTLLSQVINETIPKPSNVNEQLFMSNINSIIKNNITINGSHFFNEENREDGINKIEGIISNMVSQISTNNQDNETRNFNLCSSNFLENSNHSIEEARSYSSKNDNCSTDVSKIYSIDSFVNEITDNTFEFDDDDDDNDNLNYCNDDINALPYDIEEYSEMDDDIVIDCSKLTKKPTTSIIDKQKNTKGSLIPTIVKPKLNKSKEFSKEIKPFMNKSNLSPSAHVYPFNYKKNENKGIEETIVEKKKAGMIVTTV is encoded by the exons ATGAATTCTCCAACACTTTCTCAAGCTACAACTTCTATAAACTCAACTGTGGAGGATTCTATAATTCATCTACTAAATTCAATACGTTATGAAGttgaaagaaataaatacCCAACGGAATTagattatgaaaaatttagaaatatacATGATACTTTAGAAAAATTAGTTAGTGAAGAGCATAATTCTATTAA gAAACGAAAATTTATGACTTTTTTACcaattataaataactttCGTTTACAAACATTAACATTAAGAAAGTGTATAAAATCTTGTGAAGGTGTTCAAGTAGATCAATATTTAGATCAATTTGAAACTAAAATTGCTATGATTCATAATGAATCATTTGATgaaattaatagaaaaatattaattattcttGGTGGTGTTGATGTAATTGCGGAAATTTTTGTCCTTGATGTTAAAGTTTTTGGTATTAATAGTAGTTCTGTAAATACTAGTATAAGACAGTTAATTGCTACAGTCCTTACAAATATGACTTTTGGCAATAGAGATATCAAAAGGAAGTTGTGTTCTCATtctaattttatacataCTGTTACAAAGATTATTGAAGAATCTCAGGGTTTGTCTTTGGTTTATGCAAGTTTAATACGAAATTTATCTTGGAAAGCAGATCAAGAAATGACAGAAATTCTTTCAGAGACTGTCTCTGCTTTGTGTAAATCAGCTTTAAGGGCATATATAtgtaaagattttaaaagaCTGTCTTCTTCTTTACAAGCATTGTGGAATTTATCTGGAAATTCTATGGATAATAGAAAGACAATCTGTAATGatcataattttatagatttattaattaatttgttaACTATTGCACCACAACAAGCTACTCTTCTTGAAAGTGCTTCTGGTATTTTAAGTTATGCTTCAAtttatataagtaaaaataattctgtACTGTCTGCTACAAAGAAAACAAAAACtattcaatatttatttaatttacttaAAGAAA AGATGCAACATAAGATActaaataatcaaaattgtATGTTTTTATTGAATAGGCTTCGAAATTCAAATAGAGAAGATATTAGGAATATTGTTAAGAAACTTCTTAATGaagtttataataattcACCTTTGTCATTTGATTGTCATCTTCCTAAAAGTACATATACTTCACATCATAGTTACATGTCAAGAGATAATGAAATGACAGCTTCTTGTAACAATCATAGATTATATGGATCACAATACTCTGATAATGGTAGATTATTACCCTTAAGAAGTACATTACTACCAGCCCCTGTTCCTGTTTTTTCATCTCCAAGAGgaaatataatgtttaagTCACAGAATGATTGTTATATGGAATATAATGGTTTTAAAGATcccaataaatttaatttaccaTCACTGTCACCACGAAGTAATTCTTTACCAAGACAATACAAAGGAAgaaatagtaaaattaataatgaaattacTAAAGGAACTATTTCATCTACTCCtatgaaaaaattagatGATGAGATAGGTAATTTACAAATGAATAATGGGCAAAGTGAACAATTAAATGATTCTGGTGAATCAGAAAATAGACTTTCTGATTCTATGCGTTGTACTAGATCTTCAGTTGTCTCTTTTGGAACAGATATTCAAAATCAAAGTGGATGGGAGAGTGTCGTTAGTACAACTGAAAATAGTGCTCCAACTTCACCAATTTCAATGAGAGATATTCCTGATTCTCCAACTCAATGTATGAAACCAAAATCTCCTATagagtataaaatattattaaataatcagGGACCAAATTCTTTAACACCTTTAGCTAATCATCAACCTCCTATAAATtctaacattaaaattaattcaatTGAAAATGAATTAGAAGGTGGtgatattgtaaaaaattttagaaacaTAGATAAATCAAATGATA GAAATTCTCATCTTGACATTGaagatgatttaaaaattcaaagcGGGTCATTTTTGAATACAAATAATGTACAATTATTAGAAACAAGTATTGAAGCTTTTATACCACCACCTTGTGCATCATCGTCGTTTACCGAGTTGTCAAAAT atgacACATTGTTGTCTCAAGTAATTAATGAAACTATCCCTAAACCATCAAATGTCAATGAACAATTATTTATGAGTAATATTAAttcaataattaaaaataatataacgATTAATGGtagtcatttttttaatgaagaaaataGGGAAGAtggaattaataaaatagaagGAATCATTTCAAATATGGTTTCACAAATATCAACTAACAATCAAGATAACGAAACGcgtaattttaatttatgttcATCTAACTTTTTGGAAAATTCTAATCATTCTATTGAAGAAGCCCGATCATATTCatcaaaaaatgataactGTTCCACAGATGttagtaaaatatattctatCGATAGTTTTGTAAATGAAATTACTGATAATACATTTGAGtttgatgatgatgatgatgataatgataatttaaactATTGTAATGACGATATAAATGCTCTTCCATATGACATTGAGGAGTATTCAGAAATGGATGATGACATTGTAATAGATTGTtcaaaattaacaaaaaaaccAACTACATCTATTATTgacaaacaaaaaaatactaaagGATCATTGATACCAACAATAGTTAAaccaaaattaaataaaagtaaagaattttctaaagaaataaaaccatttatgaataaatcaaatttatcTCCATCAGCTCATGTATACccatttaattataaaaaaaacgaAAACAAAGGAATTGAAGAAACAAttgtagaaaaaaagaaagcaGGAATGATTGTTACAActgtttaa
- a CDS encoding HTH CenpB-type DNA-binding domain and Homeodomain-like and Brinker DNA-binding domain-containing protein yields the protein MEFSNTSPHFTFIPQLTNVMESFPSSLLWSNNSISLELLAANIKLMQQSPSIIPKPTPIYQNTLNFLQTPQDVPLDLSTTNSSKQLSPIKITQKEDISFKQKTFLPTCTNPGDDSNFIKNKLEKGISNEKSTFQSNSVTNSTISSSGTTVNRMSYPREFKLMVIDYFHNNGQNKYRTCKQFQITKSMLNGWIQKLKQIESSRPGSLKSGRSGRKPQFPNIEKQLFNLYNIQMDAGKKVSNKWIRETARKLAQEQCSEKELAGMCQFSERWLSNFKKRYSINLNKDYNLSNESNSTNTNEDGTSDTESIESEESESKSLPIKLNKTELLNEIINNKTGQLPIQAFYEKYPWLCKKSSSANRTPSI from the exons atggAATTTAGTAATACTAGTCCtcattttacttttataccACAACTAACAAATGTTATGGAATCATTTCCATCATCTTTATTATGGTCTAATAATTCAATATCATTGGAATTGTTAGCagcaaatataaaattaatgcaACAATCTCCATCAATTATTCCAAAACCAACACCtatatatcaaaatacaCTAAATTTTCTTCAAACACCTCAAGATGTTCCATTAGACTTGTCAACTACAAATAGTTCCAAACAATTATCACCAATAAAAATTACGCAAAAAGAagatatatcatttaaacaaaaaacttttttaccTACATGTACTAACCCTGGTGATGAtagtaattttatcaaaaataaattagaaaaaggAATAAGTAATGAAAAATCTACGTTTCAAAGTAATAGTGTAACAAACTCAACTATCTCCTCCTCAGGAACCACTGTCAATAGAATGTCTTATCCAAgagaatttaaattaatggTCATAGATTATTTCCATAATAATggacaaaataaatatcgaACATGTAAACAATTTCAGATAACAAAAA GTATGTTAAATGGGTGGATTCAAAAGTTAAAACAAATTGAATCATCACGTCCAGGATCTTTAAAATCAGGTCGTAGTGGAAGAAAACCACAATTTCCTAATAtagaaaaacaattatttaatttatataacattCAA atggATGCCGGGAAAAAAGTTAGTAATAAATGGATAAGAGAAACAGCCAGAAAATTAGCTCAAGAACAATGTTCAGAGAAAGAACTTGCTGGTATGTGCCAATTTTCTGAAAGATGgttaagtaattttaaaaaaagatatagtataaatttaaacaaagaTTATAACTTATCTAATGAATCTAATAGTACAAACACCAATGAAGATGGTACAAGTGATACAGAATCTATTGAAAGTGAAGAATCAGAAAGTAAAAGCTtaccaataaaattaaataagaCGGAATTACTTAACGagataattaataataaaactggACAATTACCAATACAAgcattttatgaaaaatatccATGGTTATGTAAAAAATCATCATCGGCAAATAGAACACCAtctatatag
- a CDS encoding Innexin family-containing protein, giving the protein MLTLPDIVKDYTALASDVIDDHFDRINCAYSVWILMFAVIATTTAVYDKPIQCFHKLDHPENWVQGLNNICYANGTYAIPNFNIFFKAFTENGNFDYQRNDDILKLVKEYDGFSINYYQWIPYALLLQSFAYFIPKIIWNVIVNSMTFDVRSLLNKVGEMNKLGATITDEQGDGVIAHIYNFLEYSLDLHLFSKESIKNSVLAMGQLLVKALYVINGLGQFYFMNFFVANGNHLWAFEHLFELFVMYPNPPQKYFPYNAICNTGYFKETYISNINIQCVLSMNMINSYIYLILYFWTIFVIFMSFYSFIRTLLCFFNLEIRRNILVKWLKNNNSIKGITKYSLSFAKDVIKHDGFVLFSLMKQNSGKRVTFSVLRKIWETSIGELNDEIGKNYGDALRKEAKIVKRKI; this is encoded by the exons atgTTAACATTACCAGACATTGTTAAAGATTATACAGCATTGGCAAGTGATGTTATCGATGACCATTTTGATCGTATAAATTGTGCTTATTCTGTATGGATTTTAATGTTTGCTGTGATTGCAACAACGACTGCCGTCTATGATAAGCCTATTCAATGTTTTCATAAATTAGATCATCCAG aaaattggGTACAAGGattaaataacatttgtTATGCCAACGGAACTTATGCTATCCctaattttaacatattttttaaagccTTTACTGAAAATGGAAATTTTGATTATCAGAGGAATGATGATATACTTAAACTTGTTAAAGAATATGATGGTTTTAGTATAAACTATTATCAATGGATACCTTATGCATTACTACTTCAATCATTTGCCTACTTTATACCTAAAATTATATGGAATGTCATTGTTAATTCAATGACTTTTGATGTTCGTAGTCTACTTAACAAAGTAGGGGAAATGAATAAGCTAGGGGCTACAATTACTGATGAACAGGGAGATGGTGTTATTGCTCATATCTACAATTTTCTAGAATATAGTTTagatttacatttattttctaaagaAAGTATCAAAAATTCTGTACTTGCTATGGGACAATTATTAGTCAAAGCACTATATGTTATAAATGGACTTggtcaattttattttatgaatttttttgtCGCCAATGGAAATCATTTATGGGCATTTGAACAtctttttgaattatttgtAATGTATCCAAATCCCcctcaaaaatattttcccTACAATGCAATATGTAATACTggatattttaaagaaacttatatatcaaatattaatattcaaTGTGTTTTATCAATGAATATGATTAACTCATACATCtatttgattttatatttttggacaatttttgttatcttcatgtctttttatagttttataaGAACATTACTgtgtttttttaatcttgAAATTAGAAGAAATATCCTAGTTAAATggcttaaaaataataattctatAAAAGGAATAACTAAATATAGTTTATCATTTGCAAAAGATGTCATAAAACATGATGGTTTTGTCTTGTTTTCACTAATGAAACAAAACTCTGGAAAAAGAGTTACTTTTTCTGTACTTAGGAAAATTTGGGAAACATCGATTGGAGAGTTAAATGATGAAATAGGTAAAAATTATGGTGATGCACTTAGAAAAGAGGCTAAAATTGTAAAacgaaaaatataa